The following DNA comes from Acidimicrobiia bacterium.
CGCCATAGAAGATGCAGCCCACGGTCGAGTGGATCAAGACCCGGGTTGTGAAGTCCTGGAAACCGAGGCTCCACAGGCAGTGGTAGGCGACGGGCAGCGTGAACAAGAAGGCGATGGTGCCGCTCAGCCGGTGGACCGATCCGAGCCAGGGGGCCGTGGGTCCCGACCCCAGCTTCCCGTACATGCGAAGGGCGGTCCCCAACTGGAACAGCGCGGCGGTGAATGCTGCTGTCGCCAGCCACACCTTCGCCCGGATCGGCGCCGTGAAGAACAAGCTGACCAGGGAGCGTCCGGTCGGGTCGTGGATGTTCCCGTAGACCCCCAGCGCGACGGCGACGGCACTCCCCACCATTAGGGCGAGAACCAATCGCCCGCGGTTGTCCCGGGTGGCCGTCACCATCGCTCGCCCCCTCCTCGTGAGACGGGAGGAGGCTACCGCGCCGGTACCAGGCCATGCCGAGCGATCGGACCCTGGTTGGCCTGCCTCCGGTTCGTGCGTCTACGGAGCGGAGCGGAGTCCGCGTCTACGCAAAGACCTGCCATCCTCCGGTGGTATGACACGGGCTCCGGCGAGCAGGGCGGCCCCGGGAGGAGGGCTGCTCAGCGGGCCGAATCTCCCCTATTCCCTCACGACGCTCGTCGCACTCGGGGTGCTGGTGGCGTTCATCCTCATGGCCGATCCGTTCCGTAGCGGGGCCGTCTCCACCGGTTTCGGCCCTGGCGACCCGGTGGTGGGCGACACCACTTTCAACAGCCGCTGCAGCGTCTGCCACGGGCCCGGCGGCGAAGGCATCATTGGGCTCGGGAAGCCGCTCACCACTTCGGAGTTCGCCGCAGGGCTCACCGACGAGGAACTGCTGGCGTTCCTGATCGAAGGGCGCGCCTCGGACGACCCGGACAACACCACCGGGATCGTCATGCCGGGCAGGGCCGGCGTTCCGCCGCTGAGCGACGAGGAGTTGGTCGACGTGATCGCCTATCTCCGGACGCTGAGCGCCGGTTAGGGTCGCAGCGTGGCTCGGCTGTCCAAAGTAGACCGGCGCAGTCTCCCTGACTCGGCATTTGCGTATGTCGACTCGAAGGGTCGCCGCAGCCTGCCCATCTACGACGAATCACATCTGAGGAATGCTTTGGCCCGCTTCGAGCAGGTGAAGTTCGAGAGCGAGGCCTCGCGGGATCGTGCCCGCCGACGGATCCTCCAGGCGGCCAAGAAGCACGGCATCGTCCCCGTGGGTTTCGTCACCAGCCAACTGGAGACCGAACGAGTTCGAGTGGCGAAGGGTGAGCATCCGAGTGGGTTTCTCACCCTCATGTTCGCTGACGTCGAGGGATCGACCGCGCTGTTGCATGCGATGGGAGACGCCTACGGACGACTTCTGCAAAGTCTGCGTCGATTGATCCGGCGGGTGGTGGTGCGCTCTGGAGGGGTCCCGGTCGACCTCCGCGCCGACGAGGCGTTCGTGGTCTTCGAGGACCCGGCAGCCGCGATCACGGCGGCCGTGGACCTCCAGCGCACGATCGCCGGCTCCTTCTGGCCCGGCGAGGTAGTGGTCAGGCTGCGGATCGGCCTCCACAGCGGCGAGGTCGCTTGGACCGACGCGGGATACGTCGGCCTCACGGTGCATACCGCCGCCCGGGTAACGGCTGCCGCCCATGGGGGGCAGATACTGGTCAGTGACGCCTGCCGCCATGCCGTCGGTCGACCGCCGGGCATCGGGCTCCGCTCGATCGGGCGGTACCGCTTTGCCGGATTCGTTGACCCGATCCAGGTCTATCAGGCCGACGCGGAGGGTCTACCCCGCGACTTCCCCGCGCTGCGCGCCGGCAAGCGGGTCAGGGGAGGTGGCCCGGCGGCGGTCAGTTCTTCGCCAGGGCCTTGATCAACGGATCGTTCAGGGGGCCATCGCCGACGCAACGGATCGGGGTGATGGCGATCACCCCGTCCGCGGCCGCACCTACATCGGTGCCTTCGACCGCTTTCGGGTCGTGGATCAACCCGCCGTAGGCATGGACGTAGACGCCAGGGCGATCCTCGGCGAAGAGGCGGTCGTACCCGGATGGGGCGACCCTGGTGAGAACCCGCTCGGTGCTTTCGGTCGCATGGTCCGGTAGCCCCACATTGAGCACATCGCCGGGGCGAATGACCGGCAGCGCCTCGGCGACCATCGCCGCGGCCACCGTCGCCAGCCGCTCCCACATCGGCAGGGCGTCGGGTTCGAGCACGTCGTTCTTCCACTGTTGCCACGGAACCGTGTGCGACCCGGCGGAGAAGGCGATGGCGGGTACCCCGGCGATCCCTGCCTCGAGAGCGGCGCCGACGGTGCCGCTCGACTGGAGATAGGCCGATCCGTGGTTGTACCCGATGTTGATTCCGGAGACGACGATGTCGGGTCGTTCGAAGAGGACGTGGATCCCCAGTTGGACGCAATCGGCCGGAAACCCGCTGCAGGCGTGCACTGTCACGCCCCCGACGTCTACCTCGATCACCGTGAC
Coding sequences within:
- the surE gene encoding 5'/3'-nucleotidase SurE is translated as MARILLTNDDGTAAPGLAAFARALARVGEVSVVVPDRERSWVAKAITRFEPVTVIEVDVGGVTVHACSGFPADCVQLGIHVLFERPDIVVSGINIGYNHGSAYLQSSGTVGAALEAGIAGVPAIAFSAGSHTVPWQQWKNDVLEPDALPMWERLATVAAAMVAEALPVIRPGDVLNVGLPDHATESTERVLTRVAPSGYDRLFAEDRPGVYVHAYGGLIHDPKAVEGTDVGAAADGVIAITPIRCVGDGPLNDPLIKALAKN
- a CDS encoding adenylate/guanylate cyclase domain-containing protein → MARLSKVDRRSLPDSAFAYVDSKGRRSLPIYDESHLRNALARFEQVKFESEASRDRARRRILQAAKKHGIVPVGFVTSQLETERVRVAKGEHPSGFLTLMFADVEGSTALLHAMGDAYGRLLQSLRRLIRRVVVRSGGVPVDLRADEAFVVFEDPAAAITAAVDLQRTIAGSFWPGEVVVRLRIGLHSGEVAWTDAGYVGLTVHTAARVTAAAHGGQILVSDACRHAVGRPPGIGLRSIGRYRFAGFVDPIQVYQADAEGLPRDFPALRAGKRVRGGGPAAVSSSPGP
- a CDS encoding DUF6529 family protein, coding for MVTATRDNRGRLVLALMVGSAVAVALGVYGNIHDPTGRSLVSLFFTAPIRAKVWLATAAFTAALFQLGTALRMYGKLGSGPTAPWLGSVHRLSGTIAFLFTLPVAYHCLWSLGFQDFTTRVLIHSTVGCIFYGAFAAKVLIVRSKGLPGWTLPVAGGIVFGALTIMFWTSSFWFFTNVAFPGF
- a CDS encoding cytochrome c, encoding MTRAPASRAAPGGGLLSGPNLPYSLTTLVALGVLVAFILMADPFRSGAVSTGFGPGDPVVGDTTFNSRCSVCHGPGGEGIIGLGKPLTTSEFAAGLTDEELLAFLIEGRASDDPDNTTGIVMPGRAGVPPLSDEELVDVIAYLRTLSAG